In Dyadobacter sp. NIV53, a single window of DNA contains:
- a CDS encoding DUF4230 domain-containing protein — MDANTLFFFIISLCIGGGLGATGYYYFSNRNPKTADTKLEATVLVERIEKVFKVVMAEGYFTEIYNYQDEKSIWNLINDKKKALIIAKAKVLVGYDFGKMRYHISEVDKKMIIDFFPEPEILSIDTDYKFYDIEQGWLNRFQSDDYTAILNEAKQTMNDKALQSDLPRIATNQVQLMMFQLASTMNWKIDLQLPDSNKKELGHYSNYKPTDAGVDSLDLETD, encoded by the coding sequence ATGGACGCCAACACACTATTTTTTTTTATTATCTCACTTTGTATTGGCGGAGGTTTAGGCGCAACAGGTTATTACTATTTTTCAAATCGCAATCCCAAAACTGCGGATACGAAACTGGAAGCTACTGTATTAGTCGAAAGAATTGAAAAAGTTTTCAAGGTAGTTATGGCCGAAGGATATTTTACAGAGATTTATAATTATCAGGATGAAAAAAGTATCTGGAATCTGATAAATGATAAAAAGAAGGCTCTTATCATTGCCAAAGCGAAAGTACTGGTTGGCTACGATTTCGGAAAAATGCGTTATCATATTTCTGAAGTTGACAAGAAAATGATCATCGACTTTTTTCCAGAACCAGAAATCCTTTCAATAGATACCGATTACAAGTTTTACGATATTGAACAAGGATGGCTAAATCGTTTTCAAAGTGATGATTACACAGCCATATTGAACGAAGCTAAACAAACGATGAATGATAAAGCATTGCAAAGTGATCTGCCTCGTATTGCTACAAATCAGGTCCAACTGATGATGTTTCAGCTTGCTTCGACGATGAACTGGAAAATCGATTTGCAATTACCTGATTCTAATAAAAAAGAACTCGGTCACTATTCAAATTATAAACCAACAGATGCAGGAGTTGATTCTTTAGATTTGGAAACAGATTAG
- the eboE gene encoding metabolite traffic protein EboE: MNTPYGHLTYCSNIHPGEKWDDHFKELRENLPYIKQQLSPDKPFGLGLRIANDASVELVKPERIAGFKKWLQEEDIYVFVINGFPYGGFHNTIVKGDVHTPDWTTNDRLDYTIRLFRILSQLLPDGMEGGVSTPPLSYRLWWKNEDQKQNAIQDATTNILILLDELILIKEETGILVHLDIEPEPDGILDNTVDFVNWYRDVLLPTGTSYLSERYAISDDDSKTIIFDHIQLCYDICHAAVAFEEPENILKSLIETGIKVGRIQISSALKIDFSSNKEIKRKAIETFDEPVYLHQVVTRNSDQSQTHYPDLPEALEGWNENQEEWRIHFHVPLFIASYGVLDSTQSDIVKTLAIHQKKPFSTFLEVETYTWGVLPEDMQKPIGESIVREMQWVQQILDKPLLDEITA; this comes from the coding sequence ATGAACACTCCTTATGGTCATTTAACTTATTGCAGTAATATTCATCCCGGAGAAAAATGGGACGATCACTTTAAGGAACTCAGGGAAAATTTACCATATATCAAACAACAGCTTTCTCCGGACAAACCGTTTGGTTTAGGTTTAAGAATTGCCAATGACGCATCTGTTGAACTTGTTAAACCTGAAAGAATTGCCGGGTTTAAAAAGTGGCTCCAGGAAGAAGATATCTATGTTTTTGTGATAAATGGTTTTCCTTACGGCGGTTTTCATAATACCATTGTAAAAGGAGATGTTCACACACCCGACTGGACTACAAACGACCGGCTTGATTATACAATCAGGCTCTTCCGGATTTTATCCCAATTACTTCCAGATGGTATGGAAGGCGGCGTTTCTACCCCGCCTCTCTCCTATCGTTTGTGGTGGAAAAACGAAGATCAAAAGCAGAACGCCATTCAGGATGCTACCACCAATATCCTGATATTACTGGACGAATTAATTCTGATAAAAGAAGAAACAGGAATATTGGTACATCTTGATATTGAGCCCGAACCGGATGGAATTCTTGACAATACTGTGGATTTTGTAAACTGGTACCGTGATGTTCTTTTGCCAACCGGGACTTCATATCTGAGCGAAAGATATGCTATTTCTGACGACGATAGCAAAACAATCATTTTCGACCATATTCAGCTGTGTTATGATATTTGTCATGCCGCCGTGGCTTTTGAAGAACCCGAAAATATATTAAAATCACTTATAGAAACGGGTATCAAAGTAGGCCGTATCCAGATCAGTTCTGCGCTTAAAATTGATTTTTCTTCCAACAAAGAAATCAAACGTAAAGCAATCGAAACTTTTGATGAGCCCGTGTATTTACATCAGGTAGTAACGCGAAATTCGGATCAAAGCCAGACACATTATCCTGATCTGCCCGAAGCTTTGGAAGGCTGGAATGAAAATCAGGAGGAATGGCGGATTCATTTTCATGTTCCTTTATTCATTGCTTCTTACGGCGTACTCGATTCAACACAAAGTGATATTGTAAAAACACTGGCCATTCATCAGAAAAAACCTTTTTCAACTTTTCTTGAAGTCGAAACTTATACTTGGGGAGTTCTTCCTGAAGATATGCAAAAACCAATCGGAGAGTCAATTGTGAGAGAAATGCAATGGGTTCAGCAAATATTGGACAAACCTTTATTGGATGAAATAACTGCTTAA
- a CDS encoding MgtC/SapB family protein, which translates to MEFLTEDIYKLLVSFLLGAIIGTEREYRSKSAGLRTMILIAVGSTLFTILSAKIGSDADRIAANIVTGIGFIGAGIIFRENNRVVGITTAAIVWVTAALGMGIGAGMYAVTLSCFIIAGLSLVILTPIQKYIRHKSQIRNYRLMCIYHKSSLKNYEEFFKNNHLKILRGEQNRSGSHITGNWTLQGSQKMHEEVTEYLLNDPEILEFDF; encoded by the coding sequence ATGGAATTTTTGACCGAAGATATTTACAAACTGCTGGTTTCCTTTTTGCTTGGTGCTATTATTGGTACCGAAAGGGAATATCGCAGCAAATCTGCCGGGCTCAGGACAATGATACTGATTGCAGTCGGCTCCACGTTATTTACTATATTATCTGCAAAAATCGGTTCAGATGCGGATAGAATTGCGGCTAATATTGTAACGGGAATTGGCTTTATTGGGGCAGGAATTATTTTCAGGGAAAATAACCGGGTTGTTGGTATTACCACCGCCGCTATTGTTTGGGTTACAGCTGCGCTGGGAATGGGTATTGGTGCGGGAATGTATGCGGTTACATTAAGCTGCTTCATTATAGCGGGACTTTCACTTGTTATTCTGACCCCGATCCAGAAATACATCAGACACAAAAGCCAGATCAGAAATTACAGGCTGATGTGTATTTACCACAAAAGTTCTCTCAAAAATTACGAGGAATTCTTTAAAAATAATCATCTGAAAATTTTAAGAGGAGAGCAAAACCGCTCGGGAAGCCATATCACAGGAAACTGGACTTTGCAGGGATCTCAGAAAATGCATGAGGAAGTTACAGAATACCTGCTGAATGATCCGGAAATCCTGGAATTCGATTTTTGA
- a CDS encoding alkaline phosphatase family protein — MNKTVVIDIVGLSANLIGEHTPFLQSYLQKHHLTPIKPVLPAVTTTAQSTYITGKWPAEHGIVGNGWYDRDDSEIKFWKQSNKLVKGDKIWDAAKKLDPKFTCSKMFWWYNMYSTADYSVTPRPQYHADGVKAPDCYAFPPELRDELQKDLGQFPLFSFWGPNANIKSTKWISDASMWVDNKHNPTLTLIYLPHLDYCLQKFGPDFEKIKPELAEIDKVVEELVNFYEAKKAKIILLSEYGINPVNNPIHINRILREEGLISVRNERWYELLDPGASKAFASSDHQIAHIYLNDPTVKEKVKKLLLETPGIDLVLDKKEQKAYHLDHERSGDLVAVANPNSWFTYYYWFDDKKAPDYAHLVDIHRKPGYDPVEMFMDPKNPLIKLRAGYKLARKLMGFRYLMDVIPLDATLVKGSHGGINVSPEYYPICITDQPLNKDSIEGVDVYDVIWKHLL; from the coding sequence ATGAACAAAACAGTTGTTATTGATATTGTAGGTCTTAGCGCCAATCTTATTGGAGAACATACTCCATTTTTACAAAGTTATTTACAAAAACATCATTTAACGCCCATTAAACCAGTTCTTCCAGCTGTAACTACTACAGCACAAAGTACTTATATTACAGGAAAATGGCCGGCAGAACATGGAATTGTTGGCAATGGGTGGTATGACAGGGATGATTCCGAAATCAAATTCTGGAAACAATCCAACAAATTGGTAAAAGGTGATAAAATCTGGGATGCCGCCAAAAAGCTTGACCCGAAATTTACGTGTTCAAAAATGTTCTGGTGGTATAACATGTATTCTACCGCCGATTATTCTGTAACTCCGAGGCCTCAGTATCATGCAGATGGTGTGAAGGCGCCGGATTGTTATGCGTTTCCGCCCGAATTGAGGGATGAACTCCAAAAAGATCTGGGACAATTTCCGTTGTTTAGCTTTTGGGGGCCCAATGCAAATATTAAATCGACCAAATGGATCTCGGATGCTTCCATGTGGGTGGATAACAAACACAATCCGACGCTTACATTAATATATTTGCCACATCTTGACTATTGCCTGCAAAAATTTGGCCCTGATTTTGAAAAGATCAAACCAGAGCTCGCAGAAATCGACAAGGTGGTAGAAGAGCTGGTAAACTTTTATGAAGCAAAAAAGGCGAAGATTATCCTGCTTTCGGAATACGGAATAAATCCGGTGAATAACCCAATCCATATTAACCGGATCTTAAGAGAAGAAGGATTAATTTCTGTTCGTAATGAGCGTTGGTACGAACTGCTTGATCCGGGTGCTTCCAAAGCATTTGCCTCTTCGGATCATCAGATTGCCCATATTTATCTGAATGATCCTACGGTAAAGGAAAAAGTAAAAAAACTGCTTCTTGAAACACCCGGTATTGACTTGGTTCTGGACAAAAAAGAGCAGAAAGCATATCATCTGGATCACGAACGTTCGGGAGACCTCGTTGCTGTTGCAAATCCTAATAGTTGGTTTACCTATTATTATTGGTTTGATGATAAGAAAGCACCAGATTATGCCCATCTGGTGGATATTCACCGCAAGCCAGGCTATGATCCGGTTGAGATGTTTATGGATCCAAAAAACCCGTTGATTAAACTAAGAGCAGGTTACAAACTTGCCAGGAAATTAATGGGATTCCGCTATCTGATGGATGTGATTCCTTTGGATGCCACATTGGTAAAAGGTTCTCACGGCGGAATTAATGTTTCACCGGAATATTATCCAATCTGTATTACCGATCAGCCCTTAAACAAAGACTCTATTGAAGGAGTTGATGTTTATGATGTGATCTGGAAGCACCTCTTATAG
- a CDS encoding 3-dehydroquinate synthase, translating into MQTIKQRFQIEYNYSIFFTHDIFDQNNVILKDFFSNYTEQGFQRKALVIVDAGFLKHHPTLTQDIKSYFSQYIQHISLASEIIVVPGGEASKNDPDLFEKLAKSVDIHGIDRHSFVIGIGGGAVLDLVGYAAAVSHRGIKLIRIPTTVLSQNDSGVGVKNGINFHGKKNFLGTFAPPVAVFNDLSLLKTLDDRDWRAGIAEAIKVALIKDVSFFNWIEENTLALAHRDETAMAYLIHRCAEMHTEHIGGGDPFEFGSSRPLDFGHWAAHKLEYLTHFEVRHGEAVAIGIALDCVYAAKIGMLPESDLHRILDVLIKLGFELYHPKLAENDKINLRNGLHEFREHLGGRLTIMLLEKIGKGVEVHELDAEVIVSSVDYLETMNINLTAEDANI; encoded by the coding sequence ATGCAAACCATAAAACAACGTTTTCAGATAGAATACAATTATTCTATCTTCTTTACTCACGACATATTTGATCAGAACAACGTTATTCTGAAAGACTTTTTTAGTAACTATACCGAGCAGGGCTTTCAGCGTAAAGCTTTGGTAATAGTAGATGCTGGCTTTTTAAAGCATCACCCAACACTTACCCAAGACATTAAATCATACTTTTCGCAATATATTCAGCATATCAGTCTTGCATCGGAAATAATAGTTGTACCGGGTGGGGAAGCTTCAAAAAATGATCCTGATCTTTTTGAAAAACTGGCAAAATCCGTAGATATACATGGAATTGACCGTCATTCTTTCGTAATTGGAATTGGTGGTGGAGCCGTTCTGGATTTGGTTGGTTATGCAGCTGCCGTATCTCATCGTGGTATCAAGCTGATCAGGATTCCGACAACTGTACTTTCACAGAATGACTCAGGTGTTGGTGTTAAAAATGGTATCAATTTTCATGGCAAGAAAAACTTCCTTGGCACCTTTGCACCGCCAGTTGCAGTATTCAACGATCTTTCATTGCTAAAAACCCTGGATGACCGCGACTGGCGCGCCGGAATTGCCGAAGCCATTAAAGTTGCTCTGATCAAAGATGTTTCTTTTTTCAACTGGATTGAAGAAAATACCCTTGCACTTGCCCATCGTGACGAAACAGCAATGGCTTATCTCATTCATCGTTGTGCTGAAATGCATACGGAACATATCGGCGGAGGCGATCCCTTTGAATTCGGCTCCTCACGCCCGCTTGATTTTGGACACTGGGCAGCGCACAAACTCGAATACCTGACACATTTTGAAGTACGCCATGGAGAAGCCGTGGCAATAGGAATTGCCCTGGATTGCGTTTATGCAGCAAAAATTGGTATGCTTCCTGAGTCAGACCTGCATCGGATTCTGGATGTTCTGATTAAACTTGGTTTTGAACTTTATCACCCGAAACTGGCAGAAAATGATAAGATCAATCTCAGAAATGGGTTGCACGAATTCCGCGAGCATTTAGGTGGAAGGCTTACTATTATGCTTTTAGAGAAAATCGGCAAAGGAGTAGAAGTGCATGAATTGGATGCAGAGGTAATTGTGAGTTCAGTAGATTACCTGGAAACAATGAATATTAATTTAACCGCGGAGGATGCAAATATTTAG
- a CDS encoding saccharopine dehydrogenase family protein, translating into MQNHKMSKVLIIGAGGVGSVVVHKCALNSHVFTEIMLASRTKAKCDKIAAEVKEMHGVSIQTAQVDADIVAETILLIKRFQPKLLINVALPYQDLTIMEACLATGVHYLDTANYEPKDVAKFEYSWQWAYQERFKEAGLMALLGCGFDPGVTQVYTAYANKHHFDEMHYLDIVDCNAGDHGKAFATNFNPEINIREITQPGRYWENGEWVEIPAMSIHKPIDYPGIGPKESYVLYHEELESLVKNFPTLKRARFWMTFGQAYITHLNVLENVGMTSIHPIKFQGIDVIPLEFLKAVLPAPDSLGENYSGQTSIGCQIKGIQNGEEKTYYVWNNCDHAECYREVKAQAVSYTTGVPAMIGAMLMLTNEEWLKPGVWNVEELNPDPFMDLLNQHGLPWNELINEALPHEYPA; encoded by the coding sequence ATTCAAAATCATAAAATGTCTAAAGTCCTTATCATTGGTGCCGGAGGTGTAGGAAGTGTTGTTGTACACAAATGCGCACTAAACAGCCATGTATTTACAGAAATTATGCTGGCAAGCCGTACCAAGGCTAAATGCGATAAAATAGCAGCAGAAGTAAAAGAAATGCATGGTGTGAGTATTCAGACTGCTCAGGTTGATGCTGATATTGTTGCAGAAACTATTTTATTAATCAAAAGATTTCAGCCTAAGTTGCTGATCAACGTAGCATTGCCTTACCAGGATCTTACGATCATGGAAGCTTGCCTGGCAACAGGGGTTCATTATCTTGACACGGCTAATTACGAACCGAAAGATGTTGCCAAGTTTGAATACAGCTGGCAATGGGCTTACCAGGAACGTTTCAAAGAAGCTGGCCTGATGGCTTTATTAGGTTGTGGTTTTGATCCGGGTGTGACTCAGGTGTATACGGCATATGCCAACAAACATCATTTTGATGAAATGCATTATCTTGATATCGTTGATTGTAATGCAGGTGATCATGGAAAAGCATTCGCCACTAATTTCAATCCAGAGATTAATATACGTGAGATAACGCAGCCAGGCCGCTATTGGGAAAATGGCGAATGGGTAGAAATTCCTGCGATGTCTATTCATAAGCCAATTGATTATCCCGGGATTGGCCCGAAAGAAAGTTACGTCCTTTATCATGAGGAGCTTGAATCGCTGGTAAAAAATTTCCCAACCCTGAAACGGGCCAGATTTTGGATGACTTTTGGACAAGCCTATATTACACATTTGAACGTTCTTGAAAACGTTGGTATGACTAGTATCCACCCGATCAAATTCCAGGGAATAGATGTTATTCCGCTTGAATTCTTGAAAGCTGTTCTCCCCGCACCGGATTCATTGGGAGAAAACTATTCCGGTCAAACCTCAATCGGCTGCCAGATAAAAGGCATTCAAAATGGTGAAGAAAAAACATATTACGTTTGGAATAACTGCGATCATGCAGAATGTTACCGTGAAGTAAAAGCACAGGCTGTAAGTTACACAACTGGCGTTCCGGCCATGATTGGTGCTATGCTAATGCTGACCAATGAAGAATGGCTGAAACCGGGTGTCTGGAATGTTGAAGAATTGAATCCTGACCCTTTTATGGATCTTCTGAACCAACACGGCTTACCCTGGAACGAGCTTATAAACGAAGCGCTTCCTCACGAATATCCTGCCTGA
- the miaA gene encoding tRNA (adenosine(37)-N6)-dimethylallyltransferase MiaA, whose protein sequence is MPNSKEKYLIILAGPTAVGKTDLSIRLAKALKTVIISADSRQIFKELNIGTAKPDQKDLESIEHYFINSHSIKETYSAGDYERDVLILLQSLFEKYDCVILTGGSGFYIKAVSEGLDFLPAPLPGLRESLTQRLKEEGLGKLQGEVKSIDPDFANSTEIVNPQRVVRALEVFHTTGIPISAYQQKNRSQRPFKQILMAIDRERSDLYQRIDSRMDLMLMQGLVEEAKELAPFRLHHALQTVGYKEVYGFLDGLYNEKEMVRILKQNSRRYAKRQLTWFKHQGDFHWFQPDDFNSILSYIETRLSENT, encoded by the coding sequence ATGCCAAATAGCAAAGAAAAATACCTGATCATTCTGGCGGGGCCTACGGCGGTTGGAAAAACTGACCTTTCCATTCGGTTAGCAAAAGCTTTAAAAACGGTCATTATATCCGCAGATTCGCGTCAGATTTTTAAAGAACTAAATATTGGAACAGCTAAGCCGGATCAAAAAGATCTGGAAAGTATTGAGCATTATTTTATTAATTCACATTCTATTAAGGAAACATACAGTGCAGGAGATTACGAACGGGATGTTTTAATATTGTTACAAAGTTTGTTTGAAAAGTATGATTGTGTAATTCTGACTGGTGGTTCAGGTTTTTATATAAAAGCAGTTTCCGAAGGGCTGGACTTCTTGCCTGCACCTTTACCTGGATTAAGAGAATCGCTTACACAACGTCTTAAAGAAGAGGGATTGGGAAAATTACAGGGAGAGGTAAAAAGCATTGATCCTGATTTTGCCAATAGCACAGAAATTGTCAATCCTCAGCGTGTAGTAAGAGCATTGGAAGTATTTCATACTACCGGAATTCCAATTTCAGCCTATCAGCAAAAAAACAGGTCACAGCGGCCATTTAAGCAAATACTGATGGCAATAGATAGGGAAAGGTCTGATTTATACCAACGTATTGATTCCCGCATGGATTTAATGCTTATGCAGGGCCTGGTGGAGGAAGCGAAGGAATTGGCTCCTTTTAGGTTACACCACGCATTACAAACGGTTGGTTATAAAGAGGTATATGGATTTCTCGACGGACTGTACAATGAGAAGGAAATGGTCCGGATTCTTAAGCAGAATTCAAGAAGATATGCGAAGCGCCAATTGACATGGTTCAAGCATCAGGGTGATTTTCATTGGTTCCAGCCCGATGATTTTAATTCAATATTATCATATATCGAAACCAGATTAAGTGAAAATACATAA
- a CDS encoding EboA domain-containing protein: MSDVIQQKIREVISQNTSPSESDWLTQKGSSDPLELMTAFVASPRNLHKKIITVTPEQAWELNAEIAGFSVNDWSLVRLSRVWLLTQLDSSDKETYVKNISTLFDTAEMNELVALYSALPLLSYPDEWLFRATDAVRSNMGFVFDAIALHNPFPARYFSEQAWNQLVLKTIFNDKPIHFIEGLESRRNEDLAMILSDFAHERWAAGRSVAPQVWRLVSNFMNDIIAGDMQHLLQSRYVPNQQAAAIASFESGYKPAIELISNYPELQKSVASGKLTWTDLETTDLNTYVPQP; the protein is encoded by the coding sequence ATGTCAGACGTTATACAGCAAAAAATCCGGGAGGTAATCAGTCAGAATACCTCCCCTTCTGAATCGGATTGGCTCACGCAAAAAGGCTCGTCAGATCCGTTGGAATTAATGACTGCTTTTGTGGCTTCTCCAAGAAATCTGCATAAAAAAATTATCACCGTTACACCTGAACAAGCCTGGGAACTGAATGCCGAAATTGCCGGCTTTTCAGTAAATGACTGGTCTCTCGTACGGCTTAGCAGGGTTTGGCTGCTCACTCAGCTGGATTCTTCGGATAAAGAAACGTATGTAAAAAATATATCGACACTCTTTGATACTGCCGAAATGAATGAGCTGGTTGCGCTCTATTCTGCTCTTCCCCTTTTATCCTATCCTGATGAGTGGCTATTCAGGGCAACTGATGCGGTACGTTCCAACATGGGTTTTGTATTTGATGCTATTGCTTTACATAATCCGTTCCCTGCCAGATATTTCAGTGAACAGGCTTGGAATCAGCTGGTATTGAAAACCATTTTTAATGACAAACCAATTCACTTTATTGAAGGGCTTGAAAGCAGGAGGAATGAAGATCTGGCTATGATCCTTTCCGATTTCGCGCATGAACGCTGGGCAGCAGGACGTTCTGTTGCCCCACAGGTCTGGAGGCTTGTAAGTAATTTCATGAACGATATTATTGCAGGAGATATGCAGCATTTGCTTCAATCCAGATATGTACCAAATCAACAGGCAGCAGCAATTGCGAGCTTTGAATCAGGTTATAAACCTGCCATTGAACTCATTTCCAATTATCCGGAACTGCAAAAGTCTGTTGCTTCCGGCAAACTGACATGGACTGATCTTGAAACCACAGACCTAAACACCTATGTGCCTCAACCATAA
- a CDS encoding DUF5618 family protein — MNSILEAKRHIKDAKDILREKALKEGGFYQDTEYVKLAGQTAYTGILFALDDFLGKKGKGLKNVDWYKQHLVKWDKKIYNSFTTAYQVLYLDMADGEKSAELAATGLEEAEKIIGWLENQTAIA, encoded by the coding sequence ATGAATAGCATACTCGAAGCTAAACGCCATATTAAGGACGCAAAAGATATTCTTCGTGAAAAAGCACTGAAAGAAGGTGGCTTTTATCAGGATACAGAATATGTAAAATTAGCAGGACAGACGGCTTATACCGGAATCTTATTTGCACTTGACGACTTTTTGGGCAAAAAAGGCAAAGGCCTGAAAAACGTTGACTGGTACAAACAGCATTTGGTAAAATGGGACAAAAAAATATATAACTCATTTACAACAGCTTACCAGGTACTTTATCTGGATATGGCTGATGGCGAAAAAAGTGCGGAACTCGCTGCTACCGGATTGGAAGAAGCTGAAAAAATTATTGGCTGGCTGGAAAATCAGACCGCAATCGCCTGA
- the eboC gene encoding UbiA-like protein EboC (EboC, a homolog the polyprenyltransferase UbiA, belongs to system of proteins involved in the trafficking of precursor metabolites to an extracytoplasmic compartment so that the biosynthesis of certain natural products, such as scytonemin, can be completed.): MSSLKPYLQLTRPANLVTAIADILAGMAIAQFTFSSFQPTYLLLSTLGLYAGGVVMNDVFDAKLDSIERPERPIPSGNVPLKVAAVMGISLLFLGILSAAMFSLESGLIAITIALLTVIYNRFAKHHAFLGPLTMGMCRGGNLILGMSVLPESIEKWGLIALLPIAYIFAITMISQDEVHGGKRRTLYIAALLYLIVLAIQLVISQQHGNILFTIPFVILHAWLIGRPLWNAIQNPIGPLIGKAVKAGVISLIVMNASWCVAFGLWPLALLVLTLLPLSILLARVFAVT, from the coding sequence GTGAGTAGCCTAAAACCTTATCTTCAGCTTACACGTCCGGCCAATCTAGTTACCGCCATTGCAGACATACTGGCCGGGATGGCTATTGCACAATTTACATTTTCAAGCTTTCAACCCACTTATCTTCTTCTTTCGACACTGGGCTTATATGCAGGAGGAGTAGTGATGAACGATGTTTTCGATGCAAAATTAGACAGTATTGAACGACCGGAAAGACCAATTCCGAGCGGTAATGTTCCTTTGAAAGTTGCTGCTGTAATGGGAATTTCTTTATTGTTTCTGGGAATACTGTCAGCTGCTATGTTTAGCCTTGAAAGCGGTCTCATAGCTATCACAATTGCTTTGCTTACAGTAATTTATAATCGCTTTGCCAAACACCATGCTTTTCTCGGTCCGCTGACAATGGGAATGTGCCGTGGTGGAAATCTGATACTGGGAATGAGTGTATTACCCGAATCAATTGAAAAGTGGGGATTGATTGCTTTATTACCAATTGCCTATATCTTCGCTATTACAATGATTAGTCAGGATGAAGTACATGGCGGCAAAAGAAGAACGCTTTACATTGCTGCATTACTTTATCTAATCGTTTTGGCCATTCAACTCGTAATTTCCCAACAACATGGAAACATACTCTTTACCATCCCGTTTGTAATCCTTCATGCATGGCTTATTGGCCGACCATTGTGGAATGCAATTCAAAACCCCATCGGCCCGCTGATTGGAAAAGCTGTGAAAGCAGGAGTTATTTCTTTGATTGTCATGAATGCTTCCTGGTGTGTCGCATTCGGGCTATGGCCGTTAGCTCTTTTAGTTCTGACATTGTTGCCGTTATCCATACTTTTGGCACGGGTTTTTGCAGTTACATAG
- a CDS encoding TatD family hydrolase produces the protein MCLNHNETTQNPSHFEDSDDGNTPAHTDITWSEYNELIKGMRFFDPHIHMVSRTTDDYQAMYQAGIVALIEPAFWVGQPRTGLSSFKDYYSSLVGWERFRSSQFGIKHYCTMGLNSREANNEPLAEQVMEILPLYIYKEGVVGIGEIGFDDQTPAEEKYYRLQLELAKKANLPVQIHTPHRDKKKGTERSMAIALEHGLDPSWVIVDHNNEETVKSVLDKGFWAGFTIYPFTKMGNERMVKVVEQYGPERIMINSAADWGISDPLAIPKTAALMKMRGITNESIKLVTYQNAIDAFGKSGQIDVTDFEDGMESDHSAKFHGNSILRGGQQPAPAKNSLLIQ, from the coding sequence ATGTGCCTCAACCATAACGAAACAACTCAAAATCCTTCCCACTTTGAAGATAGTGACGATGGAAATACACCCGCACATACCGATATAACATGGAGCGAGTATAATGAACTGATAAAAGGAATGCGGTTTTTTGATCCGCATATCCACATGGTTTCCCGTACTACGGACGATTACCAGGCTATGTATCAGGCTGGTATTGTAGCACTTATAGAGCCTGCATTCTGGGTTGGGCAGCCACGGACCGGACTTTCCAGTTTTAAGGATTATTACAGCAGCCTGGTAGGTTGGGAAAGGTTCCGTTCTTCCCAGTTTGGAATTAAACATTACTGCACCATGGGCCTTAATTCCCGTGAAGCCAATAATGAACCTTTGGCTGAGCAGGTCATGGAGATTTTGCCATTGTATATTTATAAAGAAGGAGTTGTTGGTATTGGTGAAATAGGTTTCGATGACCAGACCCCTGCTGAAGAAAAATATTATCGCCTGCAATTGGAGCTGGCAAAAAAGGCGAATCTTCCTGTGCAGATACATACACCACACCGTGACAAAAAGAAAGGCACGGAACGAAGTATGGCCATTGCACTTGAACACGGGCTTGATCCTTCCTGGGTTATTGTTGACCACAATAATGAAGAAACGGTAAAAAGTGTTTTGGATAAAGGATTTTGGGCAGGATTTACCATTTACCCATTTACAAAAATGGGAAATGAACGGATGGTAAAAGTAGTTGAACAATACGGCCCTGAACGAATTATGATTAATTCGGCAGCTGACTGGGGAATTTCAGATCCGCTGGCCATTCCAAAAACAGCAGCTTTAATGAAAATGAGAGGGATTACAAATGAATCCATCAAACTCGTAACCTATCAGAATGCTATTGATGCCTTTGGAAAAAGCGGACAAATTGATGTTACCGATTTTGAAGATGGTATGGAAAGTGATCATTCAGCCAAATTTCATGGAAATTCTATTTTGCGTGGAGGACAGCAGCCCGCGCCAGCTAAAAATTCATTATTAATCCAATAA